A stretch of DNA from Primulina huaijiensis isolate GDHJ02 unplaced genomic scaffold, ASM1229523v2 scaffold41633, whole genome shotgun sequence:
ATAATCCCATTTGCATGCTCTATACAACTGTTGGCTCGACAATCATTGTAAAGAATCTTCAAATCCTTGACAGTGACCTACAGATAATCAAGAAATGAATCAGGTAAAAGGTCAAAAAGAATGTTTCTGCTAAGTGGAGCATTACCAACTCACAAGCTTTATAAGTAGACAGCATATTTCAGACTCTGTGGTATGGTAATCTGGGATCTCCATTTTACCACATGAACGATATTAATTAACCTTTCCCATGCAAAGTGACAGAATGATTAAAGCACTGGTAGCAGGATATCTACGTGAAGCAAGCAGAAGGACGTTTCTTGGGGAAGAATAAAACACTTGGCACACCTGATCAACATTTTTTGAACTCTGAAGCTTCTTAAGAGCAGTATCAGCCAGAGATCGAGCTCGACAGTATAAAGCATACGCTTCTGCCCTCTTTCCAGCCGAACTGTAGGATTTAGCCAAGTAAAAGCACCTGGAATAAATTGGACATTAAGaaacaaaacttaaaattaatggAGCGTCCAAAGAATAGTTCAAAGACTGGAGTCGAGCAAAATAGAAGCAAAAAGGCAAAGGGGAAAACCTTTTAGCTTGGAATACACAACTTTTGAGTTCACATTCCTCAGCGAAGTTAACTTCTTCGGTCTTCCTATCTCTTCCCGAACTAACCAAATCCATAAGGTCGGTGGTATTCTAAAAGAGTCCAAAGCGTTTACTTTATCTTTGTCAGAATAGGTCATACAGTGGAATACTATTATGCATTTTAGCCTAAATATTAAGACCGACCACCGTGCAATGATTTCAGAATCAAAATTAAAAAGACAATAAAAAAAGTCATTACCTGTAAAAGGAGATCATACAACCGGACAAGCTCTTCAGGCTTTGTGACTTTTTCACTTTTGTCATCCCTATTCTTACCGAGTTTACTTTTCGCCATGCTCACCAACATCTGATTTCGTTCAATTGTTCGCTGTCCTAAAACAGCGGCAATTGCTTTATCAAGGCCACTAAGATCATCCTTCATGTTCTCGGTATTACCTGCAGTAGCCTATTGCATCCAAAATACACAATCAGACTCCTAAAAGTAAATTGACAGTCGCGAATCAAATCCCTGACAAAACCAAAACCTCCTAGACAAACTGTCAGACACAATCATCTCTTCCTCCTTCAGATAACTCtccgactttttttttttacaaaggTGTTACAGAAAAAATCACAGATGAGACAACCATAATTTCTCATAACCATGGTCCATGAGCGCTTCTTACCAAGTCATTTCTTATGCAGCTCCTAGCTTCATTATAGGCCGCAaaaattttgtcaaacacgGCAAGCTTTTTCTCTCCAGGAAGTGAATCTGCTGTTGGACCCTTAATATCTTTCTCCAACTCTTGGGCTGATCAAATTGGCAATACATAGACAGAGCTTCACACAAGAACATTGGGGGTTGGGGGCAGGAGGGTGGGAGCCAAAGGTAACTAACTCCCCTGAAATCTTCATATAATGTTCTCTGGTAAAATCTGACCTTTAAGTATGGAAACACGAGTCTTTGCATTTGAAATAGGAAATTTGTGACTGAGCCAATGGAATTCTGTCATAGATGTGGCCTGCTGAGATCGAGCTTCAGCCATGACAGCCTGCCGTAGGCaaccaaaataacaaaataaacgtCAAAAAAAATGCTGAGATACTTATGTATGGCATTATCTGTTCTTAGTAAAAGCAGTGTAACGAGAAATCCATAACTCAGGAAAATAAGCAACGCTTCCTTTGCATCGCCATTATTATCATAAAGGCATTGCACATGCATCGAGCATTGCCTACTCAAAAGAACAAACTAACCTCCAGTTTGGATTTAAAAAGATCCAGAGCAGGCCCCTCCATTTCTTCTATCTGGACAAGTTCAGAAGTTTGAAAATTCGAATCCCCAATTTTGTGCATGCAATATCGTATACTAGGCTCAAGCTCCTCAACCCGCTCACGGCATAGAACTTGATTCTCTACATCTCCATACTTGCCAAGTTCCTCATAAACCGCTCTATTAAAGTCGATTTAGTTATGCGAACACGAGCATAAATTAGGACCACTGATGTTTCCAGAAATAGTTTAAATCGACTGACAAAGAATATAAAAGAATAAGGAAACGAGAAAGAACAGAATTACTTGCACAGTTGACTTCCGTATTTGCATAAGTTGAAGAAAACTAACCCTACTGTTTTATATATCTTTGAAAAGTTACACACTTTAAGACTAGAATGTACCTGGAACTTTTGAAACTCTTCAGTGCAATGTCCCAGTGCTGATCTTGTTCAAATAACAAATTCCCTTTCATATACGAAGCATAGGCCTAAAAATTAGGAACAAAATTAGCTCTGACAGAAATCTCagattttgtgaaatttaactCCCGGAAGATGAGCAAATTTTGTGACTAAGGCATTAATAAAACTAATGAAAGAGAAAATTAGCAAAGATTTGGAATCCCTAGAGATGTTGACACAGACAAAGATGGTGGTGTGTCACTGTCTTAACATGCTGTTAAGTAGCTCTGTGAACATATCGTGCACAATTCATCATGATGCTATTGACATAATGACAACTACAACGTTATGAAAGGACTACTTGGATATGTTTTACCAAAAGAGTGAAAGACTGCATCTCAAATGAACTGCTAGGTGGTTGTTGATGGATGAACGTTCTCATATCCACTTTTAGATCTCAGCTACTTCAGATTGCTTCAACATAGCTAGATGAGCATCTTCAACTTTCAAAGAGAGATCACAACACAGACAATacaattctttttattttttcaataatttataaCCAATGTTTCATCATTTTACAGCTGCTAAAAAGCAGGGACCTATTTTAAGTTCATGGATGATAAAAAGGAAAGCTATCATCAGAGAAGGAAATCAACAGCACTAAATAAGTTACGGTGTGCAAGAAAAGAATGAATATTGTCGTTCAATGTAAAGTCATTAAACTGTTTCCAGTTGTAGGACACCAAATAGAAATAATTCAAGTCTTAGAAACTCATGATATCAAACCTCTGCTTCAAGAGACGTCCTTGAATCTCCCTTGATGGAGCACAGCTCTTGGAAAAGGGTAGCCCATTTTACTGCCTTCCTCAGTCTACCAATAAGGTAACACCTTTGACGTGCATTTGGACCATCCGGTAACGTTTTCTTTTCCATCGCATAACTCCATGCTCTTTCAGCAGTATACAGAACCAAATGGAGAAACCTGTTTTGATTTCACAAGCATCAATCTATCTGATTGACATATCCTTGTGGCAGTAGACATGGCTAAATAATCAGTAGTTTTTGTGAGGCGACACAAATCTCATTCTCCGTCCTTCGTACATTTAGAAAGCTGTAATCTTTAAACAAAATGGAAAAATTATCACAGTTCACACCCCGCATCCACATTTTGCACCTAATGCAGACATCCAGTGTTTTCTTGTAAGGAACAAAGAAGAAGACTCCCCAGCCTATATTCAGCCGAGTAAAGATACTGGCACAAACAAGAACAAAATACATGCCCGCAAATATCAACCTGACTTCAGTGACTATAGCTACTGTAACAGCTCTCTTTGTATATTTCCCTCGGCCATGAGTGAACTTCAATGACTTGTACAATCTTCTCAAACGTGCACTGCAGTACCTCCTAAAAATTCAATTGGCATAAATATTACAATCAAAATGGCGCCAATTCCAGCACATAAAGATAAAGTACTGAACTTTCTTAACCTATTCCCAACCAAACTCTCCTAAcacaatcaaaacaaaaaagcaCGTAACACACATATACAGAATTACATATAAATCAAACAATGCATATATATCATGAATTGTACCGATATCGGGTATAATCACCAAAGCGTAATCCATGCTGCATTTGAGCCGATTTCAATAGCTGCAATACTGTAAATCCccagaaaaatataaaattcctcGACGCCGAAGCAAAAACAAATTAACTTACAAAAAAGTTTAAATATACCATTGATGGAGAATCTATGGTTATTAATTTGGTCAGATGAGGACGAATTCTGATCGTCGATCTCCATGGCGGCCGCGTCATTTCCCTTCgccatttaaatataattgtaAAGCGAACTCAAGATCTGAAACCGGAGGTGTTTGTCAGAATGGGAATCGAATGGACTAGTAAAAAAGGAAGACAAATGATACTCCAACAGTCTCGGCGGCGGCGGGTGCTCGCATCGCAAGGCGGCGCAGAGGTTTAAGCTCGTACTTGTCGTGGCCGGCCGTCTTTTCTTCGATTTTTTGGATTGCCAGTATGTATGTATACACGATGCATTTGATGTGAACAGCGATTCTTTACCGGGTCTGGGCATTGGGCCGGGTTGGATGGGCCGGTgcgaaaagaaaaattattatttatacatatttattttcaaatatatataataatatataatttaaatttaaatttattgaatataaaatatgtaaGAGGGGTTTTGGAATTTTAAAAAGTGTTCACAAAAAAATCAGTTAGATATCAAGATACTCCCTGAATTTTGGGTTTAGGGTTCTTAACATTGAGAGAATGgatgaagaagaaattgataaagTGGTTCTGGCTTATTTAGACAAGAGGGGATTTAAGCAAGCAGGCCTCGCTTTTCAACAAGAGAGGCACCAAAACTGCAAAGGCAGCGACACCTCCTCAACTGCACAAATCGATCCCGAGATTGCCAAACAAATCCTTGCATTCTCTGAGTATGAGCAAAATTTTGTGCCTTTTTTTACTCCTTTGTCCGAATTTCATTGGTTTcatgtctaattttttttttttttttactttgtaaGGTAGGGTTCAGCTATTTAATGTTTGCTTATTTTAGTTTTGATGTTCAGTATAATTACTGTAAAGACCCTATTTTCAACATTGTTGATGGCTTTAACGTGGGCAAGAAACACTAGAGGACAGCATGTGTTTTTGGTGTGCTTGAGCTAATGGTATTTGCGTGTACCGTGATTGTGTTTGATTATAAGTTTTACTGACGGTTTTTCAGAGTGGATGGTCCTGCTCAGTACCAAGAAGGGTACAACAAACTTCGGTCGTGGGCTTATAGTTCATTGGATCAATACCAGGTACTTATCATTTGTTTTTATAGATAATTGTTAATGCATtgcctaaattttttttactttatttgaTGTTCAAgttcttgtttttgtttgttgATGAAGTAATAATAACAAAACTCCATGGTTGTTTCTGGGAATGTCTGTTCGCCTTTGGTCTATTCTAATAAATCGATAGGACTTCAATAGTTGACAGCTAAATTGGTTTCCATGCGCTGGTGCGTTGTagtgttttttcattttttcctatTATAAGGTGCATCAATACTATGTGGTCcccaaaagttaaaaaaaatgcatCAAACTTTGCTTTATATTTCTTATATATGTTTACCTTGCAGCACGAGTTGGTTCGAGTATTGTATCCAGTATTTATTCATGGATTTATGGATCTTGTGGCTAAAGGTCACATTTCAGAAGGTGTGTTCATTTATGTTTCACAGCGTGCACAAAATGTTTACAGCGTCACCTCTTAAACCATTCCTCTCTTTTTCAGCCAGAGTTTTTTTTAATAGCTTTCGAGGAGACCATGAGATGATCCATGCACGTGACCTCCAAAAATTAGAGGTTGTTCTTTCTCCGTCGCATCTGGAGGTTCACCAACTTTCCTAGAATCGTTTCTGAATTTTGTTAATCAACTTATTCAATCACCATCTTCCTAAGAGATTGCTCATTTGTGTAGGAAATGGAATTTGCACGCTCCTTAAGACAGAGCAAAGTGAGCTTGAAGATATGTCAAGTAATTTGTTTACCTCTCGTAATACATGCATATTATTCTTATCTATTATGAGCTACACAAGTTCGAAGTGTACAAAGCTGAGTAGTTTCTGTATGTCCCAGGCTAAAATTTCATTGATGCAGTTAAATTGTTCGAActggaaaattgaaaattttgcaatAAGAATCAGATGCTTTTAAAATGACAGAATCAGAGAGCATTGTTAAAGTTTTATCATGAAGACCAAATTACTCTGATCTTAT
This window harbors:
- the LOC140969453 gene encoding uncharacterized protein — encoded protein: MAKGNDAAAMEIDDQNSSSSDQINNHRFSINVLQLLKSAQMQHGLRFGDYTRYRRYCSARLRRLYKSLKFTHGRGKYTKRAVTVAIVTEVRFLHLVLYTAERAWSYAMEKKTLPDGPNARQRCYLIGRLRKAVKWATLFQELCSIKGDSRTSLEAEAYASYMKGNLLFEQDQHWDIALKSFKSSRAVYEELGKYGDVENQVLCRERVEELEPSIRYCMHKIGDSNFQTSELVQIEEMEGPALDLFKSKLEAVMAEARSQQATSMTEFHWLSHKFPISNAKTRVSILKAQELEKDIKGPTADSLPGEKKLAVFDKIFAAYNEARSCIRNDLATAGNTENMKDDLSGLDKAIAAVLGQRTIERNQMLVSMAKSKLGKNRDDKSEKVTKPEELVRLYDLLLQNTTDLMDLVSSGRDRKTEEVNFAEECELKSCVFQAKRCFYLAKSYSSAGKRAEAYALYCRARSLADTALKKLQSSKNVDQVTVKDLKILYNDCRANSCIEHANGIMEEEKAPENLSKKISNISLTGNHNKVEKLLMDQLDSYESAVSDPTTKSIPHIETFPPLFQAVPRNPIVLDLAYNSIDFPSLENRMKKDNKKGFISRLWG